From Acinetobacter lwoffii, a single genomic window includes:
- a CDS encoding site-specific integrase, with translation MPKQTKYAHERRANNRDKKRIKERIQIQAIIDEFLSFEQLHQAQQSESITTVYDQVNQHLDQLKCSFSLKKAFYQQFRKRIIQSNRAYHTDLPLPTKHLVSIQRTPLLFNETWLEQTKYISQIKEKLLRYWYTADDFTIDESIGNILICAILYGGISNLSSLTALLEHLKQQGSIDQISRIQIPLIFLEPQSPHYGDLYDPKRPLKKSRNFVPDRLTLLWITRFKTQAIDIQHDCYTYINCIFNALALPFNPKQFKQFLQMASHSWMQLDRVDLSPALSLCLSEEIETCGLSPSVFKRYLTPQLSNFDLQQTEEPLPKTLNPAEKEEKSCTDHSLDSSIALHKQILKFFRNSDQTVTDLKNCLLNQHAHLPENAKRLGLWLYSLFHPTREDIEYIAELYQLDQSKYSRHIAQQQKIRHSSIYSYYTKLAETWLLHSTDYLEELNLNDHLETIYSRMLNGVGKSRSQKFDLLKRFHQFQQMLFNAESFPLSTEGLRIHSPKAEIISGKTFQHLLSQLSQYKNSSYTPHDLEMLSIVYTIAFRTGMRINEILGMRIKDVEGVKASSIWIRTYRAKHQQHFLKTDSAERNLNVQILLSEEEHLQFQKYCKARRIAYNPNQYLFTMWNSAERIRPYMVTTPFQKTLDSILPNHCYTFHSLRHSATNNLAIILTMDYEFVNVFTDYSPRHYNLIRCQLLSSQTPQNCWYLLAHLLGHIDPTETFRSYLHLAYIMAGYQLRKFDPCLDRTVIRKICPSLKSSKHQQIALSYYDEQIVQTIKIKPITMPDEYINTSKIKGDLVQAEDSNFFYGTSKSSYPFSLVIKILKALDQSYTPELLAQKYDFSIETLILWQQNILRLKQLKNRKNRPRFIIDADKSQRILPHIETTEEKIVLEYFFKQLNQHSYNDIHILNALAIFEMKANISHAGLIFNSAEVRLANRFLTGIYSLFPAKYWQTALPPKISQDKLIEKMHIKSIPYRMNSSLSNAFKLELVSQNNGKALTVLRYCMLVLLILCTPSQPRS, from the coding sequence ATGCCTAAACAAACAAAGTATGCCCATGAACGCCGTGCGAACAACAGAGACAAAAAGCGAATTAAAGAGCGTATACAAATTCAAGCGATCATAGATGAGTTTCTGTCGTTCGAGCAATTACATCAAGCACAGCAGTCAGAAAGCATAACTACTGTCTATGACCAAGTTAACCAACACTTAGACCAACTAAAATGTAGTTTTTCTCTAAAAAAGGCATTTTATCAGCAGTTCCGTAAACGTATTATTCAATCTAATCGTGCCTATCATACTGATTTACCTTTACCCACCAAGCATCTCGTTTCTATTCAACGTACGCCGTTACTATTCAATGAGACTTGGCTAGAACAAACTAAATACATCTCACAGATCAAAGAAAAACTTTTAAGATATTGGTATACGGCGGATGACTTTACCATAGATGAAAGCATTGGAAATATACTGATCTGCGCAATTCTCTATGGTGGGATCTCTAATCTTTCGAGCCTAACAGCTTTGCTAGAACATTTAAAACAACAAGGTTCGATTGATCAGATCTCAAGAATACAAATCCCTCTGATCTTTCTAGAACCACAATCACCACATTATGGTGATTTATATGACCCTAAACGTCCCTTAAAAAAATCTAGAAATTTTGTACCCGATCGGCTAACACTGCTATGGATTACTAGGTTTAAAACACAAGCAATAGATATCCAACACGATTGTTACACTTATATCAATTGTATTTTTAATGCATTAGCACTTCCGTTTAATCCAAAACAATTCAAACAATTCTTACAGATGGCTAGTCATTCATGGATGCAACTAGATAGGGTTGATTTAAGCCCAGCACTAAGTCTTTGCTTATCAGAAGAGATTGAGACCTGCGGTTTAAGTCCAAGTGTTTTTAAACGCTATCTCACACCTCAGTTATCCAATTTCGATTTACAACAAACTGAAGAACCTCTACCTAAAACGCTAAATCCCGCAGAAAAAGAAGAAAAATCCTGCACAGATCACTCTCTAGATTCATCGATTGCATTGCATAAACAAATTTTAAAATTTTTTAGAAATAGTGATCAGACCGTAACAGATCTAAAAAATTGCTTACTCAACCAACATGCTCATCTTCCAGAAAATGCGAAGAGGCTCGGGCTGTGGTTATACAGCTTGTTTCATCCTACACGAGAAGATATTGAATATATTGCCGAGCTTTATCAGCTCGATCAAAGTAAGTACTCGCGTCATATAGCTCAACAGCAAAAAATTCGTCATAGCTCAATATATAGCTACTACACAAAACTCGCAGAGACTTGGTTATTGCACAGTACAGATTATCTAGAAGAGCTCAATCTCAACGATCATTTAGAAACGATTTATAGCCGTATGTTAAATGGCGTAGGTAAATCTAGATCACAAAAATTCGATCTTTTAAAACGATTCCATCAATTTCAACAGATGCTCTTTAACGCTGAATCGTTCCCTCTCAGCACTGAAGGACTACGTATTCACTCACCCAAAGCTGAGATTATTTCAGGAAAAACTTTTCAACATCTACTCAGTCAGCTTAGTCAATATAAAAACTCAAGCTATACCCCACATGATTTAGAAATGCTGAGTATCGTATATACGATAGCTTTTCGTACTGGCATGCGCATCAATGAAATACTCGGCATGCGAATCAAGGACGTGGAAGGTGTCAAAGCAAGTTCCATTTGGATACGTACATATCGTGCAAAGCATCAACAGCATTTTCTTAAAACGGATAGTGCTGAGCGCAATCTCAACGTTCAAATTTTACTTAGCGAAGAAGAGCATCTCCAATTTCAGAAATACTGCAAGGCACGCCGTATAGCCTATAACCCCAATCAATACCTATTCACGATGTGGAATAGTGCAGAACGTATTAGACCCTACATGGTCACCACACCTTTTCAAAAGACACTTGATTCAATTTTGCCAAATCATTGCTATACCTTCCATTCACTGCGACATAGTGCGACGAACAATCTAGCTATAATTTTGACTATGGACTACGAGTTTGTAAACGTCTTCACTGACTATTCACCTAGGCATTACAACTTGATTCGTTGTCAACTCTTATCGTCTCAAACACCTCAAAATTGTTGGTATCTACTTGCCCACTTATTGGGCCATATTGATCCTACTGAAACCTTTAGGAGCTATTTGCATCTAGCTTATATAATGGCAGGTTATCAATTAAGAAAATTTGACCCATGTTTGGATCGAACCGTTATTCGAAAAATCTGTCCAAGCTTAAAATCATCTAAACACCAGCAAATAGCACTTAGCTATTACGATGAACAAATAGTACAAACAATAAAAATAAAACCTATAACAATGCCTGATGAATACATCAACACATCTAAGATTAAAGGTGATTTAGTTCAAGCAGAAGATAGCAATTTTTTCTATGGAACCAGTAAATCTAGTTATCCATTTTCTCTAGTCATAAAAATACTCAAGGCATTAGATCAATCTTATACACCTGAGCTTCTTGCTCAAAAGTATGACTTTTCAATTGAGACCCTCATACTGTGGCAACAAAATATACTTAGACTCAAACAACTCAAAAATCGCAAGAACCGGCCTCGCTTCATTATTGATGCTGATAAATCACAACGCATACTTCCGCATATTGAAACAACGGAAGAAAAAATAGTCTTAGAATATTTTTTTAAACAGCTCAACCAGCATAGTTATAATGATATCCATATATTAAATGCACTAGCTATTTTTGAAATGAAGGCTAACATTTCACACGCGGGATTAATCTTTAACAGTGCTGAAGTAAGACTAGCAAATCGATTTTTGACAGGTATTTATTCTTTATTTCCAGCAAAATATTGGCAGACCGCTCTACCTCCTAAAATCTCACAAGATAAGCTTATTGAAAAAATGCATATTAAATCAATACCTTACCGAATGAACAGCAGTTTAAGTAATGCTTTTAAGCTTGAACTAGTATCACAAAACAATGGAAAGGCACTAACCGTCTTACGCTATTGCATGTTGGTTTTACTGATCCTATGTACGCCGTCGCAACCTAGATCATAG